A part of Arachis hypogaea cultivar Tifrunner chromosome 12, arahy.Tifrunner.gnm2.J5K5, whole genome shotgun sequence genomic DNA contains:
- the LOC112727281 gene encoding uncharacterized protein isoform X2 has protein sequence MKEWLYNSNIGSKQVHRQRQFPDLSPDSVSCGGGVADKDSFSFKFGWRSSKQLFGTPIKKLLADEMSQETESKRRNPGVIARLMGLDGLPANKQQKGSSENPVEKVRNRGTSYDGRSSRRSSKDQQEFKDVFEVSEIPMVESSRYSSHVSAKDLRNANEEMSFIEQKFMDAKRLATYQDLQSSRDFHDTLEVLDSNKELLLKYFKRPDSLFKKHLSDLQADPFESHLGHTEAMQLPEIEKYGNEFDWRLDTDTALLSYDKSHQRQHDGYPRQFNRRHVMHSSPRSSKLQSKGKHEQGASPTKIVVLKPNLGKSQSAARNVSSPCSPHIFQSEHANDTEFSDIRYRDSKMYPQKINLPDTARPLRHNSLESREIAKEITRQMKNSLNNGGCVMLPSSGLRGYAGDDSSCSVSGNESTEESVGTPATWGNSSDLNNCSRRSSHSGESSVSREAKKRLSERWKMAHKSQEIQIISKSSTLAEMLAITDKDVKTTNFDGRFTEERHRNKPAGWVEPLGISSRDGWKDGCIGSLPRSRSLPASSNVFGSPRTIMRNEVLRDDRFRMPKEAIRRERRRGRSHDQRHGVNSRSTRSGHKKSWSMLSSELEGNEFSPSFSAIENKMEINLEEGSPKLDVPTTESLAVTLKDTSVLPDTIVSVANEDADRSCEPSDKVLPETSLVLIKGDNRVADKDNSIQQELSAGSSDGTSDCFQPPAPGLESSCGKDTDQPSPVSVLEPSFTDDLSSSCSECFESLSADLQGLRMQLQLLKLESEGYAEGSVLISSDEECGEGSTRLSEDNRLCRTEDSWESSYIIDVLSESGIDGAQPDPNFEFWHSLESPVSLSVFNELEKRYCDWTTCSRSERRLLFDRINSGIVKIHNQSMNLQPWVSRATTNVGSKLIENRIQDGLFRLLGSQGKVKDDALGKVLVKEPQWLDLGDEIDVIGREIERLLLEELVAEIAGA, from the exons ATGAAAGAATGGCTCTACAATAGCAATATAG GGAGTAAGCAAGTTCATAGGCAGCGACAATTTCCCGATTTGTCTCCTGATTCTGTTTCTTGCGGTGGTGGGGTTGCAGACAAAGATTCC TTCTCGTTCAAATTtgggtggagatcttcaaaacaACTGTTCGGAACTCCAATTAAGAAGTTACTAGCTGATGAGATGTCGCAAGAAACTGAGTCTAAAAGAAGAAATCCAGGTGTTATTGCCCGTTTGATGGGTCTGGATGGCCTTCCTGCTAACAAGCAGCAAAAGGGTTCATCAGAAAATCCTGTAGAGAAAGTGCGAAACAGAGGAACATCATATGATGGTCGGTCCTCTAGGAGGAGCTCAAAGGATCAACAAGAATTTAAGGATGTGTTTGAGGTCTCAGAGATCCCAATGGTAGAGAGCAGCAGGTATTCATCACACGTGTCCGCAAAAGACCTGAGGAATGCCAACGAAGAGATGTCATTCATTGAGCAGAAGTTTATGGATGCCAAACGCCTTGCAACTTATCAGGATTTACAGTCTTCGAGGGATTTCCATGATACACTTGAGGTGCTTGACTCTAACAAGGAACTTCTTCTGAAGTACTTTAAGCGGCCAGATTCTTTGTTTAAAAAGCATCTAAGTGATCTTCAAGCTGATCCTTTCGAATCACATTTGGGTCACACAGAAGCTATGCAATTACCTGAGATTGAGAAGTATGGAAATGAGTTTGACTGGAGATTAGATACCGACACAGCACTGTTGAGTTATGATAAATCTCATCAAAGGCAACATGATGGATATCCTCGGCAATTCAACAGAAGACATGTGATGCATAGTTCACCGCGATCATCAAAGCTTCAGTCAAAGGGAAAACATGAGCAAGGTGCTTCCCCTACAAAGATAGTTGTCCTAAAGCCTAATCTTGGGAAATCTCAGAGTGCTGCCAGGAATGTTTCATCTCCTTGTTCTCCACATATTTTTCAATCTGAGCATGCAAATGATACTGAATTTTCAGATATCCGATATAGGGACTCCAAAATGTATCCGCAAAAGATTAATTTGCCTGATACTGCCCGGCCGTTGAGGCACAACTCTTTGGAATCTAGAGAAATTGCTAAGGAAATCACTCGTCAAATGAAAAATAGTTTGAACAATGGTGGTTGCGTGATGTTGCCCTCTTCCGGACTTAGAGGATATGCTGGGGATGATAGTTCTTGCAGTGTATCTGGAAATGAATCTACTGAGGAATCAGTTGGAACTCCTGCTACTTGGGGAAACTCTTCTGATCTTAATAATTGTAGCAGGAGGTCATCACATTCTGGTGAATCATCTGTGAGTAGGGAGGCAAAGAAGAGATTATCAGAAAGGTGGAAAATGGCGCACAAGTCTCAAGAGATACAAATTATCAGCAAGAGCAGCACACTTGCTGAAATGCTTGCTATCACTGATAAGGATGTGAAGACCACAAATTTTGATGGAAGGTTTACTGAGGAACGGCACCGTAATAAACCTGCTGGGTGGGTTGAACCATTGGGTATCAGCAGCAGGGATGGTTGGAAGGATGGATGTATTGGAAGTTTGCCAAGGTCAAGATCTCTACCTGCTTCTTCTAATGTCTTTGGAAGTCCTAGAACAATCATGCGCAATGAAGTGCTTCGTGATGATCGCTTTAGGATGCCAAAGGAAGCCATTAGACGGGAGAGGAGAAGAGGAAGGAGTCATGATCAGAGGCATGGTGTAAATAGTAGAAGCACAAGATCTGGTCACAAGAAATCTTGGTCTATGCTTTCGTCTGAGTTGGAAGGCAATGAGTTTTCACCAAGCTTTAGTGCCATTGAGAATAAAATGGAAATCAATCTTGAAGAAGGTTCACCTAAACTAGATGTTCCAACCACTGAATCTCTTGCTGTGACCCTCAAAGATACAAGTGTGCTTCCTGATACTATTGTGAGTGTGGCAAATGAAGATGCAGACAGGTCTTGTGAACCTTCTGATAAAGTACTGCCTGAAACATCTCTTGTTTTGATCAAAGGTGACAACAGGGTTGCTGACAAAGATAACTCAATTCAGCAG GAACTATCTGCTGGGTCTTCTGATGGAACTTCAGACTGCTTTCAACCACCTGCACCTGGACTTGAATCATCATGTGGTAAAGATACTGATCAACCCAGTCCAGTCTCAGTCCTGGAACCTTCTTTTACAGATGATCTGTCGTCATCATGTTCCGAGTGTTTTGAAAGTCTCAGTGCTGACCTGCAAG GGCTCCGAATGCAGCTCCAGTTGCTGAAGTTGGAATCTGAAGGATATGCGGAGGGCTCTGTGCTAATTTCAAGCGATGAAGAGTGTGGGGAAGGATCTACTAGATTGTCAGAAGACAATCGATTATGCAGAACTGAAGATAGCTGGGAGTCTTCCTACATTATTGATGTGTTGTCTGAATCTGGCATCGATGGCGCTCAACCTGAtccaaattttgaattttggcatTCTCTGGAATCCCCTGTAAGTCTCTCAGTGTTTAATGAACTTGAAAAGAGGTACTGTGATTGGACCACTTGTTCAAGGTCTGAAAGACGGTTGCTTTTTGACCGCATAAATTCCGGAATTGTCAAGATCCACAATCAATCCATGAACTTGCAGCCATGGGTGAGCCGTGCAACAACAAATGTTGGTTCTAAACTGATCGAAAATCGGATCCAAGATGGTCTTTTCAGGTTGCTGGGAAGCCAGGGAAAAGTGAAGGATGATGCTTTGGGGAAGGTGTTGGTTAAGGAACCACAGTGGTTGGACTTAGGAGATGAAATTGATGTAATAGGTAGGGAAATTGAGAGATTGTTGTTAGAAGAACTAGTAGCAGAGATAGCTGGTGCATAG
- the LOC112727281 gene encoding uncharacterized protein isoform X1 — protein MEKSRHRRSPVASRNQPHTLVLPQGSKQVHRQRQFPDLSPDSVSCGGGVADKDSFSFKFGWRSSKQLFGTPIKKLLADEMSQETESKRRNPGVIARLMGLDGLPANKQQKGSSENPVEKVRNRGTSYDGRSSRRSSKDQQEFKDVFEVSEIPMVESSRYSSHVSAKDLRNANEEMSFIEQKFMDAKRLATYQDLQSSRDFHDTLEVLDSNKELLLKYFKRPDSLFKKHLSDLQADPFESHLGHTEAMQLPEIEKYGNEFDWRLDTDTALLSYDKSHQRQHDGYPRQFNRRHVMHSSPRSSKLQSKGKHEQGASPTKIVVLKPNLGKSQSAARNVSSPCSPHIFQSEHANDTEFSDIRYRDSKMYPQKINLPDTARPLRHNSLESREIAKEITRQMKNSLNNGGCVMLPSSGLRGYAGDDSSCSVSGNESTEESVGTPATWGNSSDLNNCSRRSSHSGESSVSREAKKRLSERWKMAHKSQEIQIISKSSTLAEMLAITDKDVKTTNFDGRFTEERHRNKPAGWVEPLGISSRDGWKDGCIGSLPRSRSLPASSNVFGSPRTIMRNEVLRDDRFRMPKEAIRRERRRGRSHDQRHGVNSRSTRSGHKKSWSMLSSELEGNEFSPSFSAIENKMEINLEEGSPKLDVPTTESLAVTLKDTSVLPDTIVSVANEDADRSCEPSDKVLPETSLVLIKGDNRVADKDNSIQQELSAGSSDGTSDCFQPPAPGLESSCGKDTDQPSPVSVLEPSFTDDLSSSCSECFESLSADLQGLRMQLQLLKLESEGYAEGSVLISSDEECGEGSTRLSEDNRLCRTEDSWESSYIIDVLSESGIDGAQPDPNFEFWHSLESPVSLSVFNELEKRYCDWTTCSRSERRLLFDRINSGIVKIHNQSMNLQPWVSRATTNVGSKLIENRIQDGLFRLLGSQGKVKDDALGKVLVKEPQWLDLGDEIDVIGREIERLLLEELVAEIAGA, from the exons ATGGAGAAATCTCGCCACCGCAGGTCCCCCGTTGCTTCCAGGAACCAACCGCACACTCTTGTTCTTCCTcaag GGAGTAAGCAAGTTCATAGGCAGCGACAATTTCCCGATTTGTCTCCTGATTCTGTTTCTTGCGGTGGTGGGGTTGCAGACAAAGATTCC TTCTCGTTCAAATTtgggtggagatcttcaaaacaACTGTTCGGAACTCCAATTAAGAAGTTACTAGCTGATGAGATGTCGCAAGAAACTGAGTCTAAAAGAAGAAATCCAGGTGTTATTGCCCGTTTGATGGGTCTGGATGGCCTTCCTGCTAACAAGCAGCAAAAGGGTTCATCAGAAAATCCTGTAGAGAAAGTGCGAAACAGAGGAACATCATATGATGGTCGGTCCTCTAGGAGGAGCTCAAAGGATCAACAAGAATTTAAGGATGTGTTTGAGGTCTCAGAGATCCCAATGGTAGAGAGCAGCAGGTATTCATCACACGTGTCCGCAAAAGACCTGAGGAATGCCAACGAAGAGATGTCATTCATTGAGCAGAAGTTTATGGATGCCAAACGCCTTGCAACTTATCAGGATTTACAGTCTTCGAGGGATTTCCATGATACACTTGAGGTGCTTGACTCTAACAAGGAACTTCTTCTGAAGTACTTTAAGCGGCCAGATTCTTTGTTTAAAAAGCATCTAAGTGATCTTCAAGCTGATCCTTTCGAATCACATTTGGGTCACACAGAAGCTATGCAATTACCTGAGATTGAGAAGTATGGAAATGAGTTTGACTGGAGATTAGATACCGACACAGCACTGTTGAGTTATGATAAATCTCATCAAAGGCAACATGATGGATATCCTCGGCAATTCAACAGAAGACATGTGATGCATAGTTCACCGCGATCATCAAAGCTTCAGTCAAAGGGAAAACATGAGCAAGGTGCTTCCCCTACAAAGATAGTTGTCCTAAAGCCTAATCTTGGGAAATCTCAGAGTGCTGCCAGGAATGTTTCATCTCCTTGTTCTCCACATATTTTTCAATCTGAGCATGCAAATGATACTGAATTTTCAGATATCCGATATAGGGACTCCAAAATGTATCCGCAAAAGATTAATTTGCCTGATACTGCCCGGCCGTTGAGGCACAACTCTTTGGAATCTAGAGAAATTGCTAAGGAAATCACTCGTCAAATGAAAAATAGTTTGAACAATGGTGGTTGCGTGATGTTGCCCTCTTCCGGACTTAGAGGATATGCTGGGGATGATAGTTCTTGCAGTGTATCTGGAAATGAATCTACTGAGGAATCAGTTGGAACTCCTGCTACTTGGGGAAACTCTTCTGATCTTAATAATTGTAGCAGGAGGTCATCACATTCTGGTGAATCATCTGTGAGTAGGGAGGCAAAGAAGAGATTATCAGAAAGGTGGAAAATGGCGCACAAGTCTCAAGAGATACAAATTATCAGCAAGAGCAGCACACTTGCTGAAATGCTTGCTATCACTGATAAGGATGTGAAGACCACAAATTTTGATGGAAGGTTTACTGAGGAACGGCACCGTAATAAACCTGCTGGGTGGGTTGAACCATTGGGTATCAGCAGCAGGGATGGTTGGAAGGATGGATGTATTGGAAGTTTGCCAAGGTCAAGATCTCTACCTGCTTCTTCTAATGTCTTTGGAAGTCCTAGAACAATCATGCGCAATGAAGTGCTTCGTGATGATCGCTTTAGGATGCCAAAGGAAGCCATTAGACGGGAGAGGAGAAGAGGAAGGAGTCATGATCAGAGGCATGGTGTAAATAGTAGAAGCACAAGATCTGGTCACAAGAAATCTTGGTCTATGCTTTCGTCTGAGTTGGAAGGCAATGAGTTTTCACCAAGCTTTAGTGCCATTGAGAATAAAATGGAAATCAATCTTGAAGAAGGTTCACCTAAACTAGATGTTCCAACCACTGAATCTCTTGCTGTGACCCTCAAAGATACAAGTGTGCTTCCTGATACTATTGTGAGTGTGGCAAATGAAGATGCAGACAGGTCTTGTGAACCTTCTGATAAAGTACTGCCTGAAACATCTCTTGTTTTGATCAAAGGTGACAACAGGGTTGCTGACAAAGATAACTCAATTCAGCAG GAACTATCTGCTGGGTCTTCTGATGGAACTTCAGACTGCTTTCAACCACCTGCACCTGGACTTGAATCATCATGTGGTAAAGATACTGATCAACCCAGTCCAGTCTCAGTCCTGGAACCTTCTTTTACAGATGATCTGTCGTCATCATGTTCCGAGTGTTTTGAAAGTCTCAGTGCTGACCTGCAAG GGCTCCGAATGCAGCTCCAGTTGCTGAAGTTGGAATCTGAAGGATATGCGGAGGGCTCTGTGCTAATTTCAAGCGATGAAGAGTGTGGGGAAGGATCTACTAGATTGTCAGAAGACAATCGATTATGCAGAACTGAAGATAGCTGGGAGTCTTCCTACATTATTGATGTGTTGTCTGAATCTGGCATCGATGGCGCTCAACCTGAtccaaattttgaattttggcatTCTCTGGAATCCCCTGTAAGTCTCTCAGTGTTTAATGAACTTGAAAAGAGGTACTGTGATTGGACCACTTGTTCAAGGTCTGAAAGACGGTTGCTTTTTGACCGCATAAATTCCGGAATTGTCAAGATCCACAATCAATCCATGAACTTGCAGCCATGGGTGAGCCGTGCAACAACAAATGTTGGTTCTAAACTGATCGAAAATCGGATCCAAGATGGTCTTTTCAGGTTGCTGGGAAGCCAGGGAAAAGTGAAGGATGATGCTTTGGGGAAGGTGTTGGTTAAGGAACCACAGTGGTTGGACTTAGGAGATGAAATTGATGTAATAGGTAGGGAAATTGAGAGATTGTTGTTAGAAGAACTAGTAGCAGAGATAGCTGGTGCATAG